The Agromyces mangrovi genome contains a region encoding:
- a CDS encoding beta-glucosidase has translation MTAVAASALAAPMLFAATAAPAAAEEVDCSTVPWMDTSLSSEERANALLDASEQHQIYRWLVEQPANDPTRTNWNPGFAGEDPIVYPEQVPCTPLVIYANGPDGVYLSAGTTAWPGPIAVAATWNLELGEEKAIAHGAESFDKRSAVILGPGIASGRTPLSGRGSEYFGEDPVLSGLMAAANVRGLEDGNPDKPIVANLKHYVANEQEEARQSSSSNMDERTFKQIYDLPYEIAVRKSDPGSLMCSYNQVNGLYACENPMLTTSLREDYPFTGYVMSDFGSVHSTAPSLNAGMDQELNRPRWFSPERLDAALAAGDITQERIEEAAFRVVHSYIDGGLFDNPVPDVPVADVSTPEHKALAQEIAEQSTVLLKNDGVLPLAEGDLTVAVIGQTASTTATAGVSAKTGCAWDFPFGPGGTVLNCDEIVDPLTSLTERVTDAGGTVVFDNGADAAAAADVAAAADVAIVFGHYTMGESADLPDLRLDGNGDELIAAVAAAAPSTVAVLNAGSAVEMPWIDDVDAVFHAWHSGERFGPALAGLVYGDVNPSGKLPMTFPVSLADTPTAQSEAQYPGIADAEGTLQVDYSEGLEVGYRWYEAQGIEPLFAFGHGLSYTEFSYDKVTVTPKSTTGDKEIRVRFKLTNTGDVAGTEVAQVYLELPDATGEPSKRLVGWERVTLEPGQHQNVQVTLTAEDLADMHLLEYWDTAAGDWSTASGAYVVTVGGSVDTSASASFTIK, from the coding sequence GTGACGGCCGTCGCGGCATCCGCGCTCGCCGCACCCATGCTCTTCGCCGCCACGGCCGCTCCGGCGGCCGCCGAAGAGGTCGACTGTTCGACCGTGCCGTGGATGGACACCTCGCTGAGCTCCGAGGAGCGTGCGAACGCCCTGCTCGACGCCAGCGAGCAGCACCAGATCTACCGCTGGCTGGTGGAGCAGCCCGCGAACGACCCGACCCGCACGAACTGGAACCCCGGTTTCGCGGGCGAGGACCCCATCGTCTACCCCGAGCAGGTGCCCTGCACGCCGCTCGTGATCTACGCCAACGGCCCCGACGGCGTCTACCTGTCGGCCGGCACCACGGCGTGGCCCGGGCCGATCGCAGTCGCCGCGACCTGGAACCTCGAGCTGGGCGAGGAGAAGGCGATCGCCCACGGCGCCGAGTCGTTCGACAAGCGCAGCGCCGTCATCCTCGGCCCGGGCATCGCCTCGGGCCGCACCCCGCTCTCGGGCCGCGGCTCGGAGTACTTCGGCGAGGACCCGGTGCTCTCGGGCCTCATGGCGGCCGCCAACGTGCGCGGCCTCGAAGACGGCAACCCCGACAAGCCCATCGTCGCGAACCTCAAGCACTACGTCGCGAACGAGCAGGAGGAGGCCCGCCAGTCGAGCTCGTCGAACATGGACGAGCGCACGTTCAAGCAGATCTACGACCTCCCCTACGAGATCGCGGTCCGCAAGTCCGACCCGGGCAGCCTGATGTGCTCGTACAACCAGGTCAACGGCCTGTACGCGTGCGAGAACCCGATGCTGACCACGAGCCTGCGCGAGGACTATCCCTTCACGGGCTACGTCATGAGCGACTTCGGCTCGGTGCACTCGACCGCGCCGTCGCTCAACGCCGGCATGGACCAGGAGCTCAACCGGCCCCGCTGGTTCAGCCCCGAGCGCCTCGACGCCGCGCTCGCCGCGGGTGACATCACGCAGGAGCGCATCGAGGAGGCGGCCTTCCGGGTCGTGCACTCGTACATCGACGGCGGGCTGTTCGACAACCCGGTGCCGGATGTCCCGGTCGCCGACGTCTCCACGCCGGAGCACAAGGCGCTGGCCCAGGAGATCGCCGAGCAGTCGACCGTGCTGCTGAAGAACGACGGCGTGCTGCCGCTCGCCGAGGGCGACCTGACCGTCGCCGTCATCGGGCAGACCGCGTCGACCACCGCGACCGCTGGCGTGAGCGCGAAGACCGGCTGCGCCTGGGACTTCCCGTTCGGCCCAGGCGGCACGGTGCTGAACTGCGACGAGATCGTCGACCCGCTCACCTCGCTCACCGAGCGCGTGACCGATGCCGGCGGAACCGTCGTGTTCGACAACGGTGCCGACGCGGCCGCGGCCGCCGACGTGGCAGCCGCTGCCGACGTGGCCATCGTGTTCGGGCACTACACCATGGGTGAGAGCGCCGACCTGCCCGACCTGCGCCTCGACGGCAACGGCGACGAGCTGATCGCCGCGGTGGCCGCCGCAGCGCCCAGCACCGTCGCGGTGCTGAACGCGGGCTCGGCCGTGGAGATGCCGTGGATCGACGACGTCGACGCGGTGTTCCACGCCTGGCACTCGGGCGAGCGGTTCGGCCCGGCGCTGGCCGGTCTCGTCTACGGCGACGTGAACCCGTCGGGCAAGCTGCCGATGACGTTCCCGGTGTCGCTGGCCGACACGCCGACGGCGCAGTCGGAGGCCCAGTACCCGGGCATCGCCGACGCCGAGGGCACGCTGCAGGTCGACTACAGCGAGGGCCTCGAGGTGGGCTACCGCTGGTACGAGGCGCAGGGCATCGAGCCGCTGTTCGCGTTCGGACACGGCCTGAGCTACACCGAGTTCTCGTACGACAAGGTGACGGTGACCCCGAAGTCGACCACGGGCGACAAGGAGATCCGCGTGCGCTTCAAGCTCACCAACACCGGTGACGTCGCGGGCACCGAGGTGGCGCAGGTCTACCTCGAGCTGCCGGATGCCACGGGCGAGCCCTCGAAGCGCCTCGTCGGCTGGGAGCGCGTCACGCTCGAGCCGGGCCAGCACCAGAACGTGCAGGTCACGCTGACGGCGGAGGACCTCGCCGACATGCACCTGCTCGAGTACTGGGACACCGCAGCCGGTGACTGGTCGACCGCCTCGGGCGCCTACGTGGTGACCGTCGGCGGCTCGGTCGACACGTCGGCCTCGGCATCCTTCACCATCAAGTAA
- a CDS encoding alpha-L-rhamnosidase C-terminal domain-containing protein: protein MPRAGAFACSDDVFTRIWATSARTLETCMQSLMIDGIKRDRMPWIGDHALGILANAFAAGDAGIARDSLVALGRPRHGFVNGIADYSLWWLIAVRSYVRHFGDDGFARREAAHVRRFLETMDAFTDADGVLRPVAGEDAFGPAGERAVFIDWGVAFDDGRDPTALQVLWYWALRDGAEVLDLAGADDAGAWAARARGIRSVLFDRAWDAGRGAWRTYLDDGSRDAGHVDTTADAALAGYPNFLAVLAGLETDAAERPVAGIDGRAAAIAATATGTPFMQAFALLALARLGERGASVARIGSLWGGMLDAGAMTFWEEFGVDDDGAHAAMYGRPFGRSLAHAWASGPAALLPEAVLGIRPLEDGWRVVSVAPELGALEWASAIVPTPAGDLFVHADRAGVRVQAPAGVTVRTPGGEFAGSGEWASDAAAIGIATGSTPASSTT from the coding sequence ATGCCCCGTGCCGGCGCCTTCGCGTGCAGCGACGACGTGTTCACGCGCATCTGGGCGACGAGCGCGCGCACGCTGGAGACCTGCATGCAGTCGCTCATGATCGACGGCATCAAGCGCGACCGCATGCCCTGGATCGGCGACCACGCCCTCGGCATCCTCGCGAACGCGTTCGCCGCGGGCGACGCCGGGATCGCGCGCGACAGCCTCGTCGCGCTCGGCCGCCCGCGGCACGGGTTCGTCAACGGCATCGCCGACTACTCGCTGTGGTGGCTGATCGCCGTGCGCTCGTACGTGCGGCACTTCGGCGACGACGGCTTCGCGCGGCGAGAGGCGGCGCACGTGCGGCGCTTCCTCGAGACGATGGACGCGTTCACCGACGCCGACGGGGTGCTGCGCCCGGTCGCGGGCGAGGACGCGTTCGGGCCGGCGGGGGAGCGCGCGGTGTTCATCGACTGGGGCGTCGCGTTCGACGACGGACGCGACCCGACCGCGCTGCAGGTGCTCTGGTACTGGGCGCTGCGCGATGGCGCCGAGGTGCTCGACCTGGCCGGCGCGGACGACGCGGGCGCGTGGGCGGCGCGGGCCCGTGGCATCCGCTCGGTGCTGTTCGATCGTGCGTGGGACGCGGGCCGGGGCGCCTGGCGCACCTACCTCGACGACGGCTCGCGCGATGCCGGGCACGTCGACACGACCGCCGACGCCGCGCTCGCGGGCTACCCGAACTTCCTCGCGGTGCTGGCAGGGCTCGAGACGGATGCCGCGGAGCGACCCGTCGCCGGGATCGACGGGCGCGCCGCCGCGATCGCCGCGACGGCCACGGGCACTCCGTTCATGCAGGCGTTCGCGCTGCTCGCGCTCGCGCGGCTGGGGGAGCGCGGTGCGTCGGTCGCGCGCATCGGGTCGCTCTGGGGCGGCATGCTCGACGCGGGGGCGATGACCTTCTGGGAGGAGTTCGGCGTCGACGACGACGGCGCACATGCGGCGATGTACGGCCGGCCGTTCGGGCGGAGCCTCGCGCACGCGTGGGCGTCGGGTCCGGCGGCACTGCTGCCGGAGGCGGTGCTCGGCATCCGCCCACTCGAGGACGGGTGGCGGGTCGTGTCGGTCGCGCCCGAGCTCGGTGCGCTGGAGTGGGCGTCGGCGATCGTACCGACGCCGGCGGGCGACCTGTTCGTGCACGCCGACCGTGCAGGGGTGCGGGTGCAGGCCCCGGCGGGGGTGACCGTGCGCACGCCGGGCGGGGAGTTCGCCGGGTCCGGCGAGTGGGCTTCGGATGCTGCAGCGATCGGTATCGCTACCGGCTCGACGCCCGCGTCGTCGACGACCTGA
- a CDS encoding LacI family DNA-binding transcriptional regulator translates to MTDQLPRRPARISDVARLAGVSLGTVSHALNHPSRVRPATLERVNDAIRELGFVRNANASTLATGRSSNIGMVAIAFGNSMFVDIARGAQRVARRAGYNLLLAGSEDSYDTQGEFVGFFDEARVAGMLLAPMVDSSEHVERMASHGRPVVLMNYDGHEDACRVVVDNEQVGYLAARHLLERGCRRITVLGGGDQFQPVQLRRRGIHRAIEEAGDAVAVDTVTTDGLTPEAGAAAVAPIAAAPAGERPDGLLCLTDAIAIGAIRGLQSAGLDVPGDLLVMGCDHNTQSWDGDVTLTTISMRGLEIGEAAMELLLEELRTAPSEHTHRRVVLEPRIEVRSSTTRASSR, encoded by the coding sequence GTGACCGACCAGTTGCCACGGCGACCGGCGCGCATCTCCGACGTCGCGCGCCTCGCCGGCGTGTCCCTCGGCACGGTCTCGCACGCTCTGAACCACCCCAGCCGCGTGCGCCCGGCGACGCTCGAGCGCGTGAACGACGCGATCCGCGAGCTGGGCTTCGTGCGCAACGCCAACGCCAGCACGCTCGCGACGGGACGCAGCAGCAACATCGGCATGGTCGCGATCGCCTTCGGCAACTCGATGTTCGTCGACATCGCGCGCGGCGCCCAGCGGGTCGCCCGCAGGGCCGGGTACAACCTGCTGCTCGCGGGCAGCGAGGACAGCTACGACACGCAGGGCGAGTTCGTCGGCTTCTTCGACGAGGCGCGCGTGGCCGGCATGCTGCTCGCGCCCATGGTCGACTCGTCGGAGCACGTCGAGCGCATGGCCTCGCACGGCCGCCCCGTCGTGCTCATGAACTACGACGGCCACGAGGACGCCTGCCGCGTCGTGGTCGACAACGAGCAGGTCGGCTACCTCGCCGCCCGCCACCTGCTCGAGCGCGGATGCCGCCGCATCACCGTGCTCGGCGGGGGCGACCAGTTCCAGCCGGTGCAGCTGCGGCGCCGCGGCATCCACCGCGCCATCGAGGAGGCCGGCGACGCGGTTGCGGTCGACACGGTGACGACCGACGGCCTCACGCCCGAGGCCGGCGCGGCCGCGGTGGCGCCGATCGCCGCGGCACCGGCCGGCGAGCGACCAGACGGGCTGCTCTGCCTGACCGACGCGATCGCGATCGGCGCGATCCGCGGCCTGCAGTCGGCCGGGCTCGACGTGCCGGGCGACCTCCTCGTCATGGGTTGCGACCACAACACGCAGTCGTGGGACGGCGACGTGACGCTCACCACCATCTCGATGCGCGGCCTCGAGATCGGCGAGGCCGCGATGGAACTGCTGCTCGAGGAGCTCCGCACCGCGCCGTCGGAGCACACGCACCGGCGGGTCGTGCTCGAGCCCCGCATCGAGGTCAGGTCGTCGACGACGCGGGCGTCGAGCCGGTAG
- a CDS encoding GNAT family N-acetyltransferase: protein MAIEVRPASEFADVATMVGPKRPDANVCWCLSYRIPSREHRELGGRGRGERVRELCAEDPPPGVLAYDGDEVVGWAAVHPRADTQFARNRKIPHVDDLDVWSVWCIRIRPGHRGQGVSHPLLAGAVEFARSYGAPAIEGYPLDNAGAKIEQTMAYVGTRALFERAGFTKAADTTSVLNGFPRVLMRLDLR, encoded by the coding sequence ATGGCGATCGAGGTGCGCCCGGCGTCGGAGTTCGCCGACGTCGCGACGATGGTCGGGCCGAAGCGGCCCGACGCGAACGTGTGCTGGTGCCTCAGCTACCGCATCCCGAGCCGTGAGCACCGCGAACTGGGCGGGCGCGGGCGCGGCGAGCGGGTGCGCGAGCTGTGCGCCGAAGATCCGCCGCCGGGCGTGCTCGCGTACGACGGCGACGAGGTGGTCGGCTGGGCGGCGGTGCATCCGCGGGCCGACACGCAGTTCGCGCGCAACCGCAAGATCCCGCACGTCGACGACCTCGACGTCTGGTCGGTGTGGTGCATCCGCATCCGCCCCGGGCATCGCGGGCAGGGCGTCTCGCACCCGCTCCTGGCCGGCGCCGTCGAGTTCGCGCGGTCGTACGGCGCGCCCGCGATCGAGGGGTACCCGCTCGACAACGCGGGCGCCAAGATCGAGCAGACCATGGCGTACGTCGGCACGCGCGCGCTGTTCGAGCGCGCCGGGTTCACGAAGGCGGCCGACACGACGTCGGTGCTGAACGGGTTCCCTCGGGTGCTCATGCGGCTCGACCTGCGCTGA
- a CDS encoding nitroreductase/quinone reductase family protein, producing MSDWNQGIIDEFRDNGGFVSTAGFGRNLVLVHHVGAKSGVERVSPLFAIRDDAGWLIAASKGGAPTHPAWFHNLAANPDTVVEAPGEGEVPVTAVELEGAERDAAWSRFTARSDGFATYQARTDRVIPVVELRRR from the coding sequence GTGAGCGACTGGAACCAGGGCATCATCGACGAGTTCCGCGACAACGGCGGGTTCGTGAGCACCGCGGGCTTCGGCCGCAACCTCGTGCTCGTGCACCACGTCGGCGCGAAGTCGGGGGTCGAGCGCGTCTCGCCGCTCTTCGCGATCCGCGACGACGCCGGGTGGCTGATCGCCGCGTCGAAGGGCGGAGCCCCGACGCATCCGGCCTGGTTCCACAACCTGGCGGCGAACCCCGACACGGTGGTCGAGGCGCCCGGCGAGGGCGAGGTGCCGGTGACCGCGGTCGAGCTCGAAGGCGCCGAGCGGGATGCCGCGTGGTCGCGGTTCACCGCGAGGAGCGACGGGTTCGCGACGTACCAGGCGCGTACGGACCGCGTGATCCCGGTGGTCGAGCTGCGTCGTCGCTGA
- a CDS encoding LacI family DNA-binding transcriptional regulator yields the protein MDTERAAPDAVAAPTKPATIYDVARVAGVSHQTVSRYLKGYEGIRPATRERVEHALKALDYRVNLAARSLATRRSNRVAALVHDIVQVGPSKTAQGASSGAHEAGYVLDFIALDFRDRTAIDEALELINRQDLAGVVALSSTDDMAAAFAATDFRMPAYIVPEDEDDDDLASDDPLTVHGHGMKVSVDHLVELGHRRFFYIAGPTGWSSARNRTAAYHFALEHHGITSLGQTEGDWSPASGYDAAQRVAVHTDATALVVANDQMALGAMLALEEAGKRVPDDVSVVGFDDIPEARFFRPPLTTVRQDFDLQGRIAFGRLLQLIDGPGAYTAPPNVPDLVVRRSTAAALRA from the coding sequence ATGGACACGGAGCGTGCCGCGCCCGACGCCGTCGCCGCGCCGACGAAGCCCGCGACCATCTACGACGTCGCCCGGGTGGCGGGGGTCTCGCACCAGACGGTGAGCCGGTACCTCAAGGGGTACGAGGGCATCCGGCCGGCGACGCGCGAGCGCGTGGAGCACGCGCTCAAGGCGCTCGACTACCGCGTGAACCTCGCCGCACGGTCGCTCGCGACGCGCAGGTCGAACCGGGTCGCGGCGCTCGTGCACGACATCGTGCAGGTCGGGCCGAGCAAGACCGCGCAGGGGGCGAGCAGCGGCGCGCACGAGGCCGGATACGTGCTCGACTTCATCGCGCTCGACTTCCGCGACCGCACCGCGATCGACGAGGCGCTCGAACTGATCAACCGGCAGGACCTCGCGGGCGTCGTCGCCCTGTCGTCGACCGACGACATGGCCGCGGCGTTCGCCGCGACCGACTTCCGCATGCCGGCGTACATCGTGCCCGAGGACGAGGACGACGACGACCTCGCCTCGGACGATCCGCTCACCGTGCACGGCCACGGCATGAAGGTGAGCGTCGACCACCTGGTCGAGCTCGGTCATCGGCGGTTCTTCTACATCGCCGGCCCGACGGGCTGGTCGTCGGCGCGCAACCGCACGGCGGCCTACCACTTCGCGCTCGAGCACCACGGCATCACCTCGCTGGGGCAGACGGAGGGCGACTGGTCGCCCGCGTCGGGGTACGACGCGGCGCAGCGGGTCGCGGTGCACACCGACGCCACCGCGCTCGTCGTGGCGAACGACCAGATGGCGCTCGGCGCGATGCTCGCACTCGAGGAGGCGGGCAAGCGCGTGCCCGACGACGTGAGCGTGGTGGGGTTCGACGACATCCCCGAGGCGCGGTTCTTCCGCCCGCCGCTCACGACCGTCCGCCAGGACTTCGACCTGCAGGGGCGCATCGCGTTCGGCCGGCTGCTGCAGCTGATCGACGGGCCGGGCGCGTACACGGCGCCGCCGAACGTTCCCGACCTCGTGGTGCGTCGCTCGACGGCGGCCGCCCTGCGCGCCTGA
- a CDS encoding beta-galactosidase trimerization domain-containing protein: MVERQPLRVRVLPPLATADGAPDRQSYTRIFDAFHRGVVDAGAQARVLHAAQAHALGAADLAARYPVLIAPAFYVASDADLDLLREYAAAGGHLVVGIRTGYGDEEARARVEVAPARLAEAAGVHYEEFSNLQADVPVHGADDFETAADAAGRLWADGLIADGAEVVAQYAHPRFGDFPAVTTHPHGDGRITVVGTVPSPALAADLVRSLVPAPIADELAAGRALPVTVSSGTLPDGRRAWFSFNWSWDETSITLSRDAVDAVTGTAHAAGTELALPAWSTLTLLDG, encoded by the coding sequence GTGGTCGAACGACAGCCGCTTCGCGTTCGAGTTCTTCCCCCGCTCGCCACCGCCGACGGCGCGCCCGACCGCCAGTCGTACACGCGCATCTTCGACGCTTTCCACCGCGGCGTCGTCGACGCGGGCGCGCAGGCGCGCGTCCTGCACGCCGCCCAGGCGCACGCGCTCGGCGCCGCCGACCTCGCCGCGAGGTACCCGGTGCTCATCGCGCCGGCGTTCTACGTGGCATCCGATGCCGACCTCGACCTGCTGCGCGAGTACGCCGCCGCCGGCGGCCACCTCGTCGTCGGCATCCGCACCGGCTACGGCGACGAGGAGGCCCGCGCCCGCGTCGAGGTCGCGCCCGCCCGCCTCGCCGAGGCCGCCGGCGTGCACTACGAGGAGTTCTCGAACCTGCAGGCCGACGTGCCCGTGCACGGTGCCGACGACTTCGAGACCGCAGCGGATGCCGCGGGGCGGCTGTGGGCCGACGGACTCATCGCCGACGGGGCCGAGGTGGTCGCGCAGTACGCGCACCCGCGCTTCGGCGACTTCCCCGCCGTCACGACCCACCCGCACGGCGACGGCCGCATCACGGTCGTCGGCACGGTGCCGTCGCCCGCCCTGGCCGCCGACCTCGTGCGCAGCCTCGTGCCCGCGCCGATCGCCGACGAGCTGGCCGCAGGCCGCGCGCTGCCGGTCACGGTCTCGTCGGGCACGCTGCCCGACGGTCGCCGCGCCTGGTTCTCGTTCAACTGGAGCTGGGACGAGACCTCCATCACGCTCTCCCGCGACGCGGTCGACGCCGTCACCGGCACCGCCCACGCCGCGGGCACCGAACTCGCCCTCCCCGCATGGTCGACGCTGACCCTGCTCGACGGGTGA
- a CDS encoding extracellular solute-binding protein produces MRNAPRTALKLGSVAAAAALLLTACSSSDGGGSGASGDAITDEQREEALNTPTELTFWTWVPDIQNEVDLFEEAYPAISVTVENVGQGLEHYQKLRSALEAGQGAPDVAQIEYQYIPSFVLTESLLDLEPYGASDISGDYVEWAWNQVSPADQTWAVPQDVGPMGNLYREDILAEAGIDEAPATWDEYADAAQAVKDETGSYISNLGATQAGQMIGFFWQAGVKPFSYDGAETVGINVNSAEAKEVADYWTDLIQADLISTDVDFNDEWYQGLANGKYAGWLTAAWGPIFLQGTAESTSGLWRAAPLPQWSAGEAVSGNWGGSSDAVLATSENPIAAYELAKFINHDEESAFRLATEQFLFPPQLSVLEDPEFAGQQLEFYGGQEVNALFAEISETVDTDFEWLPFMDFVYSTYEETVGTVIAAKGDISAALDEWQTELTEYAEAQGFTVE; encoded by the coding sequence ATGAGGAACGCACCAAGAACAGCACTGAAGCTGGGCTCCGTCGCCGCTGCCGCAGCACTGCTCCTCACGGCGTGCTCGTCGAGTGACGGGGGCGGCTCCGGCGCATCGGGCGACGCCATCACCGATGAGCAGCGCGAGGAAGCGCTCAACACCCCCACCGAGCTCACGTTCTGGACGTGGGTGCCCGACATCCAGAACGAGGTCGACCTCTTCGAGGAGGCCTACCCCGCGATCAGCGTCACGGTCGAGAACGTCGGCCAGGGCCTCGAGCACTACCAGAAGCTCCGCAGCGCACTCGAGGCGGGGCAGGGCGCACCGGATGTCGCGCAGATCGAGTACCAGTACATCCCGTCGTTCGTGCTGACCGAGTCGCTGCTCGACCTCGAGCCGTACGGTGCCTCCGACATCTCGGGTGACTACGTCGAGTGGGCGTGGAACCAGGTGTCGCCGGCCGACCAGACCTGGGCCGTGCCGCAGGACGTCGGCCCGATGGGCAACCTCTACCGCGAGGACATCCTCGCCGAGGCCGGCATCGACGAGGCGCCCGCGACGTGGGACGAGTACGCCGACGCCGCGCAGGCGGTGAAGGACGAGACGGGCTCGTACATCTCGAACCTCGGCGCGACCCAGGCCGGGCAGATGATCGGCTTCTTCTGGCAGGCGGGCGTGAAGCCCTTCAGCTACGACGGTGCCGAGACCGTGGGGATCAACGTCAACAGTGCGGAGGCCAAGGAGGTCGCCGACTACTGGACCGACCTGATCCAGGCCGACCTGATCTCGACCGACGTCGACTTCAACGACGAGTGGTACCAGGGCCTCGCGAACGGCAAGTACGCGGGCTGGCTCACCGCCGCCTGGGGGCCGATCTTCCTCCAGGGCACGGCCGAGTCGACCTCGGGCCTGTGGCGCGCCGCGCCGCTGCCGCAGTGGTCGGCGGGTGAGGCGGTCTCGGGCAACTGGGGCGGTTCGTCCGACGCCGTGCTCGCGACCAGCGAGAACCCGATCGCGGCCTACGAGCTCGCGAAGTTCATCAACCACGACGAGGAGTCGGCCTTCCGCCTCGCGACGGAGCAGTTCCTGTTCCCGCCGCAGCTGTCGGTGCTCGAGGACCCGGAGTTCGCGGGCCAGCAGCTCGAGTTCTACGGCGGCCAGGAGGTCAACGCGCTGTTCGCCGAGATCTCGGAGACGGTCGACACCGACTTCGAGTGGCTGCCGTTCATGGACTTCGTCTACTCCACCTACGAGGAGACGGTCGGAACCGTGATCGCCGCGAAGGGCGACATCTCGGCCGCACTCGACGAGTGGCAGACCGAGCTCACCGAGTACGCCGAGGCGCAGGGCTTCACCGTCGAGTGA